One part of the Malus sylvestris chromosome 2, drMalSylv7.2, whole genome shotgun sequence genome encodes these proteins:
- the LOC126595712 gene encoding transcription factor bHLH68-like isoform X2, with protein sequence MNRGGCQSSPVQQMMAGNPNWWSINSMRPPSTQPSMNISPFFHPPSPLPPNFLIPQFAPNNNNNTSPPSSTISSSGLAIPSWHIENNNQELPESWSQLLLGGLVGEDEKGVIMRQFHQAAKKLENWEEQILNSTQPPNAPAVDVKQENSGSSGGFMYGHHHHGNDHIQDFNPSAAALSSLSQIMQSTTPSAASSPKSSCVTSFSNNNMLDFSSKSDVRHPPPHRSSDQCNNGGALKRARVQPSSTPTTFKVRKEKLGDRITALHQLVSPFGKTDTASVLLEAIGYIRFLQSQIEALSLPYLGSGSGNMLQQPQSVLLNDNCMKRKGASEQDPHEEPKKDLRSRGLCLVPVSCTLQVGSDNGADYWAPALSGGGFQ encoded by the exons ATGAATAGAGGTGGTTGCCAGAGCTCACCGGTGCAACAAATGATGGCCGGAAACCCTAATTGGTGGAGTATCAACAGCATGAGGCCACCAAGTACCCAACCATCTATGAATATTTCTCCTTTCTTTCATCCCCCTTCTCCTCTTCCTCCTAATTTTTTAATCCCACAATTTGcacccaacaacaacaacaacacttCCCCCCCTTCTTCAACAATTTCTTCTTCAGGACTTGCCATTCCTTCTTGGCATATTGAAAATAACAACCAGGAGCTTCCAGAGTCTTGGAGCCAACTTctctt GGGTGGATTGGTAGGTGAAGATGAGAAAGGGGTAATCATGAGACAATTTCATCAAGCTGCTAAGAAATTGGAAAATTGGGAGGAGCAAATATTAAATAGCACTCAACCTCCAAATGCTCCTGCTGTGGACGTGAAGCAAGAAAACTCAGGAAGCAGCGGCGGCTTTATGTACGGACATCATCATCACGGGAATGATCACATCCAAGATTTTAACCCATCAGCTGCAGCTTTGTCTTCTTTGTCTCAGATTATGCAATCAACTACTCCATCTGCGGCCTCATCTCCTAAGTCATCGTGTGTGACGAGTTTCAGCAACAACAATATGTTGGATTTTTCTAGCAAGTCGGACGTGAGGCATCCACCACCACATCGATCCTCTGATCAG TGTAACAATGGTGGGGCGCTTAAGAGAGCTAGGGTTCAACCTTCTTCAACCCCTACTACCTTCAAG GTGAGGAAGGAGAAATTAGGTGACAGAATTACAGCCCTTCATCAGCTAGTTTCTCCATTTGGGAAG ACTGACACAGCCTCTGTCTTGTTAGAAGCTATTGGGTACATCAGATTCCTTCAGAGTCAAATTGAg GCCCTCAGTTTACCTTACTTGGGCAGTGGATCAGGAAACATGCTGCAGCAGCCACAGTCTGTA CTGCTCAATGACAATTGCATGAAGAGGAAAGGAGCTTCTGAGCAG GATCCTCATGAAGAGCCAAAAAAGGACCTGAGGAGTAGGGGCTTGTGTTTGGTTCCAGTTTCATGTACCCTCCAAGTTGGGAGCGATAATGGAGCTGACTATTGGGCTCCGGCGCTCAGCGGCGGAGGTTTTCAGTAA
- the LOC126595712 gene encoding transcription factor bHLH68-like isoform X1, producing MNRGGCQSSPVQQMMAGNPNWWSINSMRPPSTQPSMNISPFFHPPSPLPPNFLIPQFAPNNNNNTSPPSSTISSSGLAIPSWHIENNNQELPESWSQLLLGGLVGEDEKGVIMRQFHQAAKKLENWEEQILNSTQPPNAPAVDVKQENSGSSGGFMYGHHHHGNDHIQDFNPSAAALSSLSQIMQSTTPSAASSPKSSCVTSFSNNNMLDFSSKSDVRHPPPHRSSDQCNNGGALKRARVQPSSTPTTFKVRKEKLGDRITALHQLVSPFGKTDTASVLLEAIGYIRFLQSQIEALSLPYLGSGSGNMLQQPQSVVQGERNCMFPEDPGQLLNDNCMKRKGASEQDPHEEPKKDLRSRGLCLVPVSCTLQVGSDNGADYWAPALSGGGFQ from the exons ATGAATAGAGGTGGTTGCCAGAGCTCACCGGTGCAACAAATGATGGCCGGAAACCCTAATTGGTGGAGTATCAACAGCATGAGGCCACCAAGTACCCAACCATCTATGAATATTTCTCCTTTCTTTCATCCCCCTTCTCCTCTTCCTCCTAATTTTTTAATCCCACAATTTGcacccaacaacaacaacaacacttCCCCCCCTTCTTCAACAATTTCTTCTTCAGGACTTGCCATTCCTTCTTGGCATATTGAAAATAACAACCAGGAGCTTCCAGAGTCTTGGAGCCAACTTctctt GGGTGGATTGGTAGGTGAAGATGAGAAAGGGGTAATCATGAGACAATTTCATCAAGCTGCTAAGAAATTGGAAAATTGGGAGGAGCAAATATTAAATAGCACTCAACCTCCAAATGCTCCTGCTGTGGACGTGAAGCAAGAAAACTCAGGAAGCAGCGGCGGCTTTATGTACGGACATCATCATCACGGGAATGATCACATCCAAGATTTTAACCCATCAGCTGCAGCTTTGTCTTCTTTGTCTCAGATTATGCAATCAACTACTCCATCTGCGGCCTCATCTCCTAAGTCATCGTGTGTGACGAGTTTCAGCAACAACAATATGTTGGATTTTTCTAGCAAGTCGGACGTGAGGCATCCACCACCACATCGATCCTCTGATCAG TGTAACAATGGTGGGGCGCTTAAGAGAGCTAGGGTTCAACCTTCTTCAACCCCTACTACCTTCAAG GTGAGGAAGGAGAAATTAGGTGACAGAATTACAGCCCTTCATCAGCTAGTTTCTCCATTTGGGAAG ACTGACACAGCCTCTGTCTTGTTAGAAGCTATTGGGTACATCAGATTCCTTCAGAGTCAAATTGAg GCCCTCAGTTTACCTTACTTGGGCAGTGGATCAGGAAACATGCTGCAGCAGCCACAGTCTGTA GTTCAAGGGGAGAGGAATTGTATGTTCCCTGAAGATCCTGGTCAG CTGCTCAATGACAATTGCATGAAGAGGAAAGGAGCTTCTGAGCAG GATCCTCATGAAGAGCCAAAAAAGGACCTGAGGAGTAGGGGCTTGTGTTTGGTTCCAGTTTCATGTACCCTCCAAGTTGGGAGCGATAATGGAGCTGACTATTGGGCTCCGGCGCTCAGCGGCGGAGGTTTTCAGTAA
- the LOC126595712 gene encoding transcription factor bHLH68-like isoform X4, with the protein MNRGGCQSSPVQQMMAGNPNWWSINSMRPPSTQPSMNISPFFHPPSPLPPNFLIPQFAPNNNNNTSPPSSTISSSGLAIPSWHIENNNQELPESWSQLLLGGLVGEDEKGVIMRQFHQAAKKLENWEEQILNSTQPPNAPAVDVKQENSGSSGGFMYGHHHHGNDHIQDFNPSAAALSSLSQIMQSTTPSAASSPKSSCVTSFSNNNMLDFSSKSDVRHPPPHRSSDQCNNGGALKRARVQPSSTPTTFKVRKEKLGDRITALHQLVSPFGKTDTASVLLEAIGYIRFLQSQIEALSLPYLGSGSGNMLQQPQSVLLNDNCMKRKGASEQTLIKRIVLLVWWQCSAAY; encoded by the exons ATGAATAGAGGTGGTTGCCAGAGCTCACCGGTGCAACAAATGATGGCCGGAAACCCTAATTGGTGGAGTATCAACAGCATGAGGCCACCAAGTACCCAACCATCTATGAATATTTCTCCTTTCTTTCATCCCCCTTCTCCTCTTCCTCCTAATTTTTTAATCCCACAATTTGcacccaacaacaacaacaacacttCCCCCCCTTCTTCAACAATTTCTTCTTCAGGACTTGCCATTCCTTCTTGGCATATTGAAAATAACAACCAGGAGCTTCCAGAGTCTTGGAGCCAACTTctctt GGGTGGATTGGTAGGTGAAGATGAGAAAGGGGTAATCATGAGACAATTTCATCAAGCTGCTAAGAAATTGGAAAATTGGGAGGAGCAAATATTAAATAGCACTCAACCTCCAAATGCTCCTGCTGTGGACGTGAAGCAAGAAAACTCAGGAAGCAGCGGCGGCTTTATGTACGGACATCATCATCACGGGAATGATCACATCCAAGATTTTAACCCATCAGCTGCAGCTTTGTCTTCTTTGTCTCAGATTATGCAATCAACTACTCCATCTGCGGCCTCATCTCCTAAGTCATCGTGTGTGACGAGTTTCAGCAACAACAATATGTTGGATTTTTCTAGCAAGTCGGACGTGAGGCATCCACCACCACATCGATCCTCTGATCAG TGTAACAATGGTGGGGCGCTTAAGAGAGCTAGGGTTCAACCTTCTTCAACCCCTACTACCTTCAAG GTGAGGAAGGAGAAATTAGGTGACAGAATTACAGCCCTTCATCAGCTAGTTTCTCCATTTGGGAAG ACTGACACAGCCTCTGTCTTGTTAGAAGCTATTGGGTACATCAGATTCCTTCAGAGTCAAATTGAg GCCCTCAGTTTACCTTACTTGGGCAGTGGATCAGGAAACATGCTGCAGCAGCCACAGTCTGTA CTGCTCAATGACAATTGCATGAAGAGGAAAGGAGCTTCTGAGCAG ACCCTAATAAAGAGGATTGTTTTGCTAGTATGGTGGCAATGTTCGGCAGCATATTGA
- the LOC126595712 gene encoding transcription factor bHLH68-like isoform X3, with product MNRGGCQSSPVQQMMAGNPNWWSINSMRPPSTQPSMNISPFFHPPSPLPPNFLIPQFAPNNNNNTSPPSSTISSSGLAIPSWHIENNNQELPESWSQLLLGGLVGEDEKGVIMRQFHQAAKKLENWEEQILNSTQPPNAPAVDVKQENSGSSGGFMYGHHHHGNDHIQDFNPSAAALSSLSQIMQSTTPSAASSPKSSCVTSFSNNNMLDFSSKSDVRHPPPHRSSDQCNNGGALKRARVQPSSTPTTFKVRKEKLGDRITALHQLVSPFGKTDTASVLLEAIGYIRFLQSQIEALSLPYLGSGSGNMLQQPQSVVQGERNCMFPEDPGQLLNDNCMKRKGASEQTLIKRIVLLVWWQCSAAY from the exons ATGAATAGAGGTGGTTGCCAGAGCTCACCGGTGCAACAAATGATGGCCGGAAACCCTAATTGGTGGAGTATCAACAGCATGAGGCCACCAAGTACCCAACCATCTATGAATATTTCTCCTTTCTTTCATCCCCCTTCTCCTCTTCCTCCTAATTTTTTAATCCCACAATTTGcacccaacaacaacaacaacacttCCCCCCCTTCTTCAACAATTTCTTCTTCAGGACTTGCCATTCCTTCTTGGCATATTGAAAATAACAACCAGGAGCTTCCAGAGTCTTGGAGCCAACTTctctt GGGTGGATTGGTAGGTGAAGATGAGAAAGGGGTAATCATGAGACAATTTCATCAAGCTGCTAAGAAATTGGAAAATTGGGAGGAGCAAATATTAAATAGCACTCAACCTCCAAATGCTCCTGCTGTGGACGTGAAGCAAGAAAACTCAGGAAGCAGCGGCGGCTTTATGTACGGACATCATCATCACGGGAATGATCACATCCAAGATTTTAACCCATCAGCTGCAGCTTTGTCTTCTTTGTCTCAGATTATGCAATCAACTACTCCATCTGCGGCCTCATCTCCTAAGTCATCGTGTGTGACGAGTTTCAGCAACAACAATATGTTGGATTTTTCTAGCAAGTCGGACGTGAGGCATCCACCACCACATCGATCCTCTGATCAG TGTAACAATGGTGGGGCGCTTAAGAGAGCTAGGGTTCAACCTTCTTCAACCCCTACTACCTTCAAG GTGAGGAAGGAGAAATTAGGTGACAGAATTACAGCCCTTCATCAGCTAGTTTCTCCATTTGGGAAG ACTGACACAGCCTCTGTCTTGTTAGAAGCTATTGGGTACATCAGATTCCTTCAGAGTCAAATTGAg GCCCTCAGTTTACCTTACTTGGGCAGTGGATCAGGAAACATGCTGCAGCAGCCACAGTCTGTA GTTCAAGGGGAGAGGAATTGTATGTTCCCTGAAGATCCTGGTCAG CTGCTCAATGACAATTGCATGAAGAGGAAAGGAGCTTCTGAGCAG ACCCTAATAAAGAGGATTGTTTTGCTAGTATGGTGGCAATGTTCGGCAGCATATTGA